The Manihot esculenta cultivar AM560-2 chromosome 1, M.esculenta_v8, whole genome shotgun sequence genome has a window encoding:
- the LOC110617083 gene encoding probable WRKY transcription factor 53 — protein MEKAMDLEQRTLTVVAELIQGKGLAEHLRKHFNSISSPETRQFFVEKILSSYDKALSMLNWDASCVVEIKPAISALESPHCYANISPRSDVSDQDCKDHRDVYKKRKTESRWTEQVKICSGTGLEGPLGDGYSWRKYGQKDILGANFPRGYYRCTHRNSQGCLATKQIQKSDQDPKIYEVTYRGRHTCFQASHLAATSSSTSLKNAKTKQDSYSCGAEQPEQKPKPLNDLSFNSTGVKSQDLDIVEDIFPLFSFPDSSTGNENEENDFLGSLSPALISSSTSDSSYFALSSCHMNNSEIEARTLESDSTQNSASNSPIRYWDISLDDIDFDTNFPLENSSVFA, from the exons ATGGAGAAGGCCATGGATTTGGAGCAAAGGACTCTCACTGTAGTTGCTGAGCTGATCCAAGGGAAAGGGCTAGCAGAACATCTAAGGAAGCATTTTAACTCTATTTCGTCGCCTGAAACGCGTCAGTTCTTTGTTGAGAAGATACTTTCGTCTTATGACAAAGCACTTTCTATGCTAAATTGGGATGCTTCTTGTGTGGTTGAAATTAAGCCAGCAATTAGTGCATTGGAATCACCACATTGTTATGCCAATATCAGCCCTAGGAGTGATGTCTCAGATCAAGACTGCAAGGATCACAGAGATGTTTACAAGAAGAG AAAGACAGAGTCCAGATGGACAGAACAAGTGAAGATTTGTTCTGGGACGGGCCTGGAAGGGCCACTTGGCGATGGCTATAGCTGGAGGAAATATGGCCAGAAAGATATTCTTGGAGCTAATTTTCCAAG AGGGTATTACAGATGTACTCACCGTAATTCGCAAGGTTGTTTGGCCACCAAACAAATTCAGAAATCAGACCAAGACCCTAAGATTTATGAGGTGACCTATAGAGGAAGACATACGTGTTTCCAAGCTTCTCATTTAGCCGCAACATCATCTTCAACATCTCTGAAAAATGCCAAGACCAAACAAGATAGCTATAGCTGTGGAGCAGAACAACCTGAACAGAAACCAAAGCCATTGAATGATTTATCTTTCAACTCTACAGGAGTTAAAAGCCAGGACTTGGACATCGTGGAGGACATTTTTCCATTATTTTCCTTCCCAGATTCTTCAACAGGGAATGAAAATGAGGAAAATGATTTCCTGGGTAGTCTTTCTCCTGCTTTGATATCTTCGTCCACCTCTGACTCTAGCTATTTCGCTTTGTCGTCGTGCCACATGAACAACTCCGAAATAGAGGCGAGAACTCTGGAATCTGATTCAACCCAAAATTCGGCTTCCAATTCACCAATTAGGTACTGGGATATCTCATTAGATGATATAGATTTCGACACCAATTTTCCTTTAGAAAACTCATCTGTATTTGCTTAA
- the LOC110611022 gene encoding sphingoid long-chain bases kinase 2, mitochondrial: MACNYYQIAFRSEMVSTLSKPWFLRAELPMSSDLSLHRSIPHGGSSSSSPSRRDLVFIVNPRGANGRTGKEWKKLLPYLRSRLDKDCNICESLTSGPYHAIDITREAIREGADAVIAVGGDGTLHEVVNGFFWAGKPVSKHNKEDAHSTALGLIPLGTGSDFARTWGWKNDPYEAVDRIVKGLRSKVDVGVISGEKEESHYFINVADIHLSAKAGYYASRYKRFGNLCYVIGALQAFIGHKNWDLRIKVNGGEWEICPQVTALCIGNAKYFGGGMRITPSGDPCSREFEVVILQDFKWYDFILKLHKLYSGTHLTVKNVSSRSVHSIEVEDISGSGSIYVQSDGEHLGFLPRKFSILPSVIEMIC; the protein is encoded by the exons atggCGTGTAATTATTATCAGATAGCGTTCCGAAGTGAGATGGTATCTACTCTGTCAAAACCTTGGTTTCTTAGAGCTGAGCTTCCTATGTCTTCTGATCTCTCACTTCACCGCTCCATCCCCCACGGTGGTTCCTCTTCTTCCTCTCCTTCCCGTCGGGATCTTGTCTTCATTGTCAACCCTAGAG GAGCTAATGGGAGAACCGGCAAGGAATGGAAGAAACTGCTACCGTATCTCAGGTCTCGCCTTGATAAAGATTGCAAT ATATGTGAATCATTGACTTCAGGTCCTTACCACGCAATTGACATAACAAGAGAG GCAATAAGGGAGGGTGCTGATGCTGTCATTGCAGTTGGAGGTGATGGCACTCTTCATGAG GTTGTTAATGGATTCTTTTGGGCTGGGAAACCTGTTAGCAAACATAATAAAGAGGATGCCCACTCAACTGCTCTAGGT CTCATCCCCTTGGGAACTGGGTCTGATTTTGCCAGAACATGGGGCTG GAAAAATGATCCTTATGAAGCTGTTGATCGCATTGTTAAAG GGCTGAGATCAAAAGTCGATGTTGGTGTCATTAgtggagaaaaggaagaatctcATTATTTCATAAATGTGGCTGATATTCATTT GAGTGCAAAGGCTGGTTATTATGCATCAAGATACAAGAGATTTGGAAACCTATGCTATGTCATTGGTGCTCTACAAGCCTTTATTGGTCATAAAAATTGGGACCTTAGAATCAAG GTCAATGGAGGTGAATGGGAAATATGTCCTCAAGTAACAGCTCTTTGCATTGGAAATGCAAAGTACTTTGGTGGAGGCATGAGAATCACTCCAAGTGGTGACCCTTGCAGTCGAGAGTTTGAG GTTGTAATTCTTCAGGACTTCAAGTGGTATGACTTTATTCTGAAACTACATAAACTATACAGTGGGACACATTTAACAGTGAAAAATGTATCTTCAAGAAG TGTGCATTCCATTGAAGTGGAGGACATCTCTGGCAGTGGAAGCATTTACGTTCAGTCTGATGGAGAACATCTAGGGTTCCTTCCCAGGAAGTTTTCTATTTTACCTTCTGTTATTGAAATGATATGCTAA
- the LOC110615205 gene encoding probable serine/threonine-protein kinase At1g01540 translates to MSLYDAAFVNTELSKPTSIFGLRLWVVIGILLGSLIVLALFLLSLCLTSRRKSRLTSKHADTTPPISKEIQEIVHFPAQDHHHPVQVPEIQVEIGKIEHRVVFSDRPSSGESRGTASGCETASFGSGSVGPEVSHLGWGRWYTLRELEAATDGLCEENVIGEGGYGIVYRGVLSDGTKVAVKNLLNNRGQAEKEFKVEVEVIGRVRHKNLVRLLGYCVEGAYRMLVYEYVDNGNLDQWLHGDVGQVSPLTWDIRMNIILGTAKGLAYLHEGLEPKVVHRDVKSSNILLDRQWNAKVSDFGLAKLLCSERSYVTTRVMGTFGYVAPEYACTGMLNEKSDVYSFGILIMELISGRSPVDYSRPQGEVNLVDWLKAMVGNRKSEEIVDPKLPEMPASKALKRVLLVALRCVDPDATKRPKMGHVIHMLEADDLLFRDERRIGKESSHSRRYEQENPAVAKLGDKQLGAGTSDASEGDSSRNLSEQNRWR, encoded by the exons ATGTCGTTATACGACGCTGCATTTGTGAACACAGAGCTATCAAAGCCCACCTCAATCTTTGGCCTCCGCCTGTGGGTGGTGATTGGAATCTTGCTTGGATCTCTCATAGTCCTCGCTCTCTTCCTCCTCTCGCTTTGCCTAACCTCTCGCCGTAAGAGTCGCCTCACGTCAAAGCATGCTGATACtacccctcccatctccaaggAAATACAGGAAATCGTGCATTTCCCTGCACAGGATCATCACCACCCTGTTCAAGTCCCAGAGATTCAAGTCGAGATCGGTAAGATCGAGCATCGTGTGGTGTTTTCAGACCGGCCCTCGAGTGGGGAGAGTAGAGGGACTGCGAGTGGGTGTGAGACGGCGTCTTTTGGAAGTGGGAGTGTGGGGCCTGAGGTCTCGCATCTCGGGTGGGGCCGCTGGTATACATTGCGGGAGCTGGAAGCTGCAACGGATGGGCTTTGTGAAGAGAATGTGATTGGTGAAGGTGGATACGGGATTGTGTACCGTGGAGTTCTGAGTGATGGCACTAAAGTTGCTGTTAAGAACTTGTTGAATAACAG GGGTCAAGCTGAGAAGGAATTCAAAGTGGAGGTGGAAGTAATTGGACGAGTACGGCACAAGAATCTTGTTAGGTTGCTTGGATACTGTGTTGAGGGTGCATATAG GATGCTCGTCTACGAGTATGTTGACAATGGTAATCTGGACCAATGGCTTCATGGTGATGTCGGACAAGTCAGCCCCCTAACGTGGGATATTCGTATGAACATTATATTGGGAACAGCAAAGGG ACTGGCCTACCTTCATGAGGGTCTTGAACCAAAGGTTGTCCACCGTGATGTAAAATCCAGCAACATACTTCTTGATCGCCAGTGGAATGCTAAGGTTTCTGATTTTGGGCTTGCTAAGCTCTTATGCTCAGAGAGGAGTTATGTAACAACACGGGTGATGGGAACATTTGG TTATGTTGCACCAGAATATGCTTGCACTGGAATGCTGAATGAGAAGAGTGATGTATATAGCTTTGGCATACTTATAATGGAGTTAATTTCTGGGAGAAGCCCCGTTGATTATAGTCGACCACAAGGAGAG GTGAATTTGGTGGATTGGTTAAAAGCCATGGTTGGAAACCGAAAATCTGAAGAAATAGTTGATCCAAAGTTGCCTGAGATGCCTGCTTCCAAAGCTCTAAAACGTGTTCTCCTGGTTGCTCTTCGATGTGTTGATCCTGATGCAACAAAGAGGCCCAAAATGGGGCATGTGATCCACATGCTTGAGGCAGATGATTTATTATTTCGTGAT GAACGCCGAATTGGGAAAGAATCTTCCCATTCACGCCGTTATGAACAAGAAAATCCTGCTGTTGCCAAATTAGGTGATAAACAATTGGGTGCAGGCACTTCAGATGCGAGCGAAGGTGATAGTAGTAGGAATCTTTCTGAACAAAATAGATGGAGATAA